ATCAAGAACGAGTCGAATGAATTCGATTCATTGGCGTTGGCACCTGTTTCTGTATTACCTGAATTTCAAGGAAAAGGAATTGGTGGAAAACTAATACTTGAATCGCACAAAAAGGCAAAAGAATTAGGGTATAAATCAATCGTTCTTCTAGGACACGAAAAATACTATCCAAGATTCGGATATGAACAAGCAGATAAGTACGGAATAGAATTGCCATTTGAAGTTCCGAAAGAGAATTGTATGGTAATTGAATTAATAGAAAATGGACTGAAAGGAGTAAATGGAATGGTTGAATATCCAAAAGAGTTTAATGAATAAAAAATACGACACCACAACAACGCATATAGCTTATGGCGGGTGAACGGCTGCCAGGAAGGTTTTCGCTCCTTAGCCAGCTTTGGTTTCGGTGGACAGGAAAGTGCTTCGAAACCGCCACAAAGCCATATGCAAACCGTTAGCCTTCACCAAAAAAAATATGGATGCTAAAAAAATAATATTTTCAAATGCCTGGCTTTAACTTGATAATTGGACTTTTAATAATTTTAGGGGTAACTAAAATAACCACTGAAAGATTTCCTTATACTAAAAAACAAAGAGTTACAAATTTTTTTATACTAATTGCAGGATTTATTATTCTTTATTTTGGCTACAAATGTCGAGTTGAAAACAATGGCTTTATTCTTGGCGTTTTACCAAATTTTTTAACTGGTCTTTTTTATCCTTCTCTAATAGTTATGTCAGGATTCAGGGTGAAGAATTTCTTGAAAAAAGAAGAATATTCATGGATAATATTCACCCTTTTTATTTGGACATTATATGAGTTTATGCTGATTTTCGATGGAAGGTTCTTTGATATATTTGACATAATTGCAACTTTAATTGGATCAGTAATCAGTGTACCAATACTTCTTATGTTAACAAGTTCTACACATAATACACCTAATGATCACTATGACAACTGAAACTTTCAATCATGAATATTTTTTCAGTATTAAAAATGAATTATTAATAAAGGCGAAAGGCTAACACCGTGTATAGTTCATGCCCTTCGGGACACGCACCATACACAAACCGTTGTGGGCAATTCTGAGAACAAAATGAAGCTTCCTGCATTTAATGCAAAAATTTTTGTACCGTTTAAAGGAATCGATTGGAGGATCAATTCTTCAAAATTAATGTATGGAGGTTATATTCTATTCTTGATGATTGGTTTAATAGCCAGCCAAGTGAATTTATCTTCAAACATTGATTATTCAATTAGGACTTTACTTTTTTCTATATTAGGAATGATTTTTTATTCAGCCTATTGGGGTTCCAGGGAAAAGGAAAAGAAATATGGGAAATTAGAGGGTGAACTTGAAATATGCGTGGAAAGAATCAGAATAAATGACTATTCGTATTCTTGGACTGAAATAGAAAAATTTGAGTTTAGAACTTTTCAAGTAGTTGATGAAAAATTATGGTCTGAAACGTATCCGATTGCAAGATACTACGGTGGACCAGCTTATTCTCAAGGTGTGAATAACTTCATTGAGTTTATGGTTGATGATAAGAAAGTGAAAGTTTTTTTTCAATTGGAAACCCCTTCACACAAAGTTGAGCTAAAGAGAATGATGCGTTTGCTTCTTTTTCATGATCGAATAGATCTCTCCACTACCTATCTGGGATTAAACTTGGATTATGAGGAAATTCAAAAATTGAAAAAAGCCAAAGCTAAGTATTTTATCGACCTGGAGGCACAATTCTAATTTTACAAGACTTCTCAATTGGATGATAAAATAACCTGTACAAAAATCCTACAAGTTCAATATCAAGAAGAAAAGCCCATAACATCACCTTGGAATACAGCGGGCTGTTTCGAGTTAATAGAAAGTTTCATATTTGTAATAAGTTAGTAGTAGGCTGAATAGGGATGGACTTTGAATGCCCGCCGTTTCCAAGCCAAACCGTTAGCCTTCATTACATTTAAAACTGAATGACAGAAACTATACATAAGCAACTAACAATAAAACGGGGAATTCTGGCCATTGTGGTCATGTACGCATGTCAACTCCTAGCCGGAATTATTATCTCTTATGGGTTTAAGTTCTTTTCGCCTAATAATGAAGTTCCTATCGAGATCTTAGGACTCACTTCTGCTTTGCTAAGTGGCATCATGATAATTACTTTTTTCTGGTGGGATATCCGTAAATCAGGTGAACCTTTTTATCCTGAGATAGGACTTCAAAAAAGTAAGATTAAAAAAAGCAAAGGTCTTTTATTGGTTTTATCAGCATTGATATTAACGCACTTTTTGGCATGGATATATAGATCATTAATCTTACCTGCCTTAGGTCACGAAGGAATCATTGGAGGCGGCTCCAAGATGTTTAGCTACATCAAAACAAATGGAGGATCACTTGAAATGTCTGGTTTTTTACTACTAGCACTCCTTGTTGGACCCATTATGGAAGAAGTTGTATTTAGGGGATATTTGCAATCTTCACTAGCAAAGAAAATACCTTCCTGGGCTGCTATATTGATAACTTCTATTGTTTTTACCGTTGGTCATAATCCCATGATATTATGGCCCATGTATTTTCTGTATAGTGCAACATGGGGTTGGATCTTATTACGCACAGGCTCATTAAAAATGGCGATCCTAATTCATGTTCTAAGTAACTTATTTTATGCTGTTGTAGGTTTTGCGGGGTGGGATATTCTTG
Above is a window of Algoriphagus machipongonensis DNA encoding:
- a CDS encoding GNAT family N-acetyltransferase; protein product: MIIRQETQNDHKEVFSVIESAFKDAEFADHTEQFLVERLRKSDAFIPELSMVAEIDGKTVGHILLTKLKIKNESNEFDSLALAPVSVLPEFQGKGIGGKLILESHKKAKELGYKSIVLLGHEKYYPRFGYEQADKYGIELPFEVPKENCMVIELIENGLKGVNGMVEYPKEFNE
- a CDS encoding CPBP family intramembrane glutamic endopeptidase, with protein sequence MTETIHKQLTIKRGILAIVVMYACQLLAGIIISYGFKFFSPNNEVPIEILGLTSALLSGIMIITFFWWDIRKSGEPFYPEIGLQKSKIKKSKGLLLVLSALILTHFLAWIYRSLILPALGHEGIIGGGSKMFSYIKTNGGSLEMSGFLLLALLVGPIMEEVVFRGYLQSSLAKKIPSWAAILITSIVFTVGHNPMILWPMYFLYSATWGWILLRTGSLKMAILIHVLSNLFYAVVGFAGWDILA